From uncultured Campylobacter sp., one genomic window encodes:
- a CDS encoding GNAT family N-acetyltransferase: MQEKAADAKYEISRALNADLAAITRIYNASVLERNATAALHPIGIGEREAWFDAHEAANRPIYVLRELCDANLTSEDGEIFEADCERKFDSKRENLGAQKPSVTSPKSEILAWGSLSDYHPREAYRITAEISVYVAPGARGKGLGGRLVNFMLERAPEFGIKNVVALIFSSNAASLNLFAKFGFARWGELPEVCDMGGKPENLTILGKKLG; encoded by the coding sequence ATGCAAGAAAAGGCCGCCGACGCAAAATACGAAATCTCGCGCGCCCTCAATGCCGATCTAGCCGCTATCACGCGCATTTATAACGCGAGCGTTTTAGAGCGAAACGCCACGGCCGCGCTGCACCCGATCGGCATAGGGGAGCGCGAAGCGTGGTTTGACGCGCACGAGGCGGCAAATCGCCCGATATACGTGCTACGCGAGCTTTGCGACGCAAATTTGACGAGCGAAGACGGCGAAATATTTGAAGCTGATTGCGAGAGAAAATTTGACTCGAAGCGCGAAAATTTGGGTGCACAAAAACCGAGCGTCACAAGCCCAAAAAGCGAAATCTTAGCCTGGGGCAGCCTCAGCGACTATCATCCGCGCGAGGCCTACCGCATCACGGCCGAGATCAGCGTCTACGTCGCGCCAGGCGCTCGCGGCAAAGGACTGGGCGGACGGCTAGTAAATTTTATGCTTGAGCGCGCGCCGGAATTTGGCATCAAAAACGTCGTCGCGCTGATATTTTCGAGCAACGCCGCTAGCCTAAATTTGTTTGCGAAATTCGGCTTTGCGCGCTGGGGCGAACTGCCCGAAGTCTGCGATATGGGCGGCAAACCGGAAAACCTAACGATACTGGGTAAAAAACTGGGGTGA
- a CDS encoding putative transporter, with protein sequence MFSSFFASKKWAAWAHLGAILILACTYAQVQLTVAINEWYKDFYDILQDVKNHTVDDFWTAIKIFAALAFPFVLLGTAISYFTRVWTFRWREAMTFSYIAYWKKTPRDVEGSSQRIQEDIYRFAKIVEDLGVTVVDAVMTLAAFVPILWVLSAQVKVPFMEGVAGSLVWIAVATSAGGLVVSWFVGIKLPGLEYNNQKVEAAFRKELVYAEDDKQNYGDTRKLEELFKKIKFNFGRLFLHYGYFDVWKYFFSQSMIIVPLIALGPSVLTGAITLGVMMQVVNAFSKVRESLSIFIRNWTTITELRSIHKRLKEFETNIGYKGTKNENNEGLGLDIFAYWAITASAFAIYLALVEFSA encoded by the coding sequence ATGTTTTCGTCGTTTTTCGCGAGCAAAAAATGGGCTGCGTGGGCGCATCTGGGAGCGATTTTGATACTGGCTTGCACATACGCGCAAGTACAGCTAACGGTCGCGATAAATGAATGGTACAAGGACTTCTACGATATTTTGCAAGACGTCAAAAACCACACAGTAGACGACTTTTGGACGGCGATTAAGATTTTTGCCGCGCTAGCGTTTCCTTTCGTGCTACTGGGTACGGCGATATCGTATTTTACGCGAGTTTGGACGTTTAGGTGGCGAGAGGCTATGACCTTTAGCTACATCGCCTACTGGAAAAAGACGCCGCGCGACGTCGAGGGCAGCTCGCAACGTATCCAGGAGGACATCTACCGCTTTGCTAAAATAGTCGAGGACTTAGGCGTTACGGTAGTAGATGCGGTTATGACGCTAGCGGCCTTCGTGCCTATACTCTGGGTTCTTAGCGCGCAGGTAAAAGTGCCCTTTATGGAGGGCGTCGCGGGTTCGCTCGTGTGGATCGCGGTAGCTACCAGCGCCGGAGGCCTAGTCGTCTCGTGGTTTGTGGGTATCAAGCTACCCGGCCTTGAGTACAACAACCAAAAAGTCGAAGCCGCATTTAGAAAAGAGCTCGTCTACGCCGAGGACGACAAGCAAAACTACGGCGATACGCGTAAGCTAGAAGAGCTTTTTAAAAAGATAAAATTTAACTTCGGCAGGCTATTTTTGCACTACGGATATTTCGACGTTTGGAAATACTTTTTCTCGCAAAGTATGATCATCGTCCCGCTCATAGCCCTAGGCCCTAGCGTGCTGACGGGCGCGATAACGCTAGGCGTGATGATGCAAGTCGTAAACGCCTTTTCCAAGGTGCGCGAGAGTTTGTCGATATTTATAAGAAACTGGACGACCATCACCGAGCTACGCTCCATCCACAAGCGTTTGAAAGAATTTGAAACTAACATCGGCTACAAAGGCACGAAAAACGAGAACAACGAGGGGCTGGGGCTTGATATATTCGCCTACTGGGCGATCACGGCGAGCGCGTTTGCGATATATTTAGCGCTGGTAGAGTTTAGCGCCTAG
- a CDS encoding nucleotide-binding protein: protein MKFSGNIDNLKKQLNKGGFSSYNEEQKNGGYCFRFPNGSILNFWPSKGSVNLQGKVDDKLSCFIQGLCDNKSNEMIGESITPAQVEAKGKVFVVHGHDNTAREQLELILHRLGIEPFVLQNTSGGGLTIIEALEKEIGQNPSEVTFGIVLLTPDDMGYPKSSRSEDAKPRARQNVVLEMGMLLSSIGRSRVAILKKGDLDVPSDASGILYISFNEHVKETVPRLVERLNQSGFKMTPENITRASS, encoded by the coding sequence ATGAAATTTTCAGGGAATATTGATAACTTAAAAAAACAGTTGAACAAAGGAGGTTTTTCTAGTTATAATGAAGAACAAAAAAATGGTGGATATTGTTTTAGATTCCCAAATGGTTCTATATTAAATTTTTGGCCTAGCAAGGGAAGTGTTAATTTGCAAGGAAAAGTAGATGATAAGTTGTCTTGTTTTATTCAAGGATTATGTGATAACAAATCAAATGAAATGATTGGCGAGTCTATAACTCCTGCTCAAGTAGAAGCTAAGGGAAAAGTTTTTGTTGTTCATGGCCATGACAATACGGCAAGGGAACAACTGGAACTGATTCTTCACAGATTAGGAATTGAACCTTTTGTATTACAAAATACCAGCGGTGGAGGGTTAACTATCATTGAAGCCCTGGAAAAAGAAATTGGGCAGAACCCTTCTGAGGTTACTTTTGGGATTGTTCTATTGACTCCTGATGACATGGGGTATCCTAAAAGCTCAAGATCAGAGGATGCAAAGCCTAGAGCTAGACAAAATGTTGTTCTAGAAATGGGAATGTTGCTATCGTCTATTGGTAGAAGCAGAGTCGCAATTTTAAAGAAAGGGGATTTAGATGTCCCATCCGATGCGAGTGGAATTTTATATATATCTTTTAATGAACACGTAAAAGAGACTGTTCCAAGACTTGTAGAGAGATTAAACCAAAGCGGTTTTAAAATGACGCCTGAAAATATTACTAGAGCATCATCTTGA
- a CDS encoding M48 family metallopeptidase, producing the protein MKKFILSAIFAATLLTGCFTSSTSGGALGENRRQMFLVSEQEMNEAAAKAYVQTLSGARQKGALNIDPVMTKRVQDVAKRLIAQVGVFREDALKWKWEVNVIDENTINAWCMPGGRIVVYSGIIKNLSLTNGELAAVMGHEIAHALREHSREQASSDMLTNVGIFAVSQAAGLGDLATGAINMAAQYTISLPFSRSHEREADHIGTELMARAGYDPKEAVNVWVKMSKKSGGSVPEILSTHPSNESRIADLREVAAKLEPVYMQAKK; encoded by the coding sequence ATGAAAAAATTTATCCTCTCCGCGATATTTGCGGCCACTCTACTAACGGGCTGCTTTACTAGCTCCACTAGCGGCGGAGCGCTTGGCGAAAACAGGCGCCAGATGTTTCTAGTCAGCGAGCAAGAGATGAACGAAGCCGCAGCCAAAGCCTACGTGCAGACTCTTAGCGGAGCGCGTCAAAAAGGCGCGCTAAACATCGACCCCGTGATGACCAAAAGAGTGCAAGACGTCGCCAAACGCCTAATCGCGCAGGTCGGGGTCTTTAGAGAAGACGCGCTAAAGTGGAAATGGGAAGTAAACGTCATCGACGAAAATACAATAAACGCGTGGTGTATGCCGGGCGGCCGCATAGTCGTCTATAGCGGCATCATAAAAAACCTCTCGCTAACAAACGGCGAACTAGCGGCGGTTATGGGACACGAGATCGCGCACGCATTGCGCGAGCATAGCCGCGAGCAAGCTAGCTCCGATATGCTCACAAACGTCGGAATTTTCGCCGTTTCGCAAGCTGCGGGACTAGGCGACCTAGCTACCGGCGCCATAAATATGGCCGCTCAGTACACCATCTCGCTACCGTTTTCTCGCTCTCACGAGCGCGAGGCCGACCACATCGGCACGGAGCTGATGGCGCGCGCGGGCTACGATCCTAAAGAGGCGGTAAACGTCTGGGTAAAAATGTCTAAAAAAAGCGGCGGTAGCGTGCCGGAGATACTAAGCACCCACCCCTCAAACGAGAGCCGTATAGCCGATCTGCGCGAGGTCGCAGCCAAGCTAGAGCCGGTATATATGCAAGCCAAAAAGTAA
- the murI gene encoding glutamate racemase: MKIAFFDSGIGGLSVLAEALRRFSGAEFLYFADEDHVPYGTKSRADIVRLSLDAVEFLVSRGADAVVVACNTATSAAISELRGAFSVPVIGMEPAVKLAADSFGTRPTLLIATPLTIAGEKLARLVGRLECETWSLPLPRLVEFAQGLEFDSPAVRAYLREELAKFELVRLGSLVLGCTHFNYFKDVLREILPSHVRIIDGIDGTLNRLASELGGRIKLVRGEDLPSRAAKFDAEDDVKFDANLSAQAGKFGAEGRSARSEQDAGGRSESGGKIYYPNGNSVEYFYSKRALDAAQLRRIEIFLKRLEKMREID, from the coding sequence TTGAAAATAGCGTTTTTTGACTCGGGTATCGGCGGGCTGAGCGTGCTCGCCGAGGCTCTGCGGCGGTTTAGCGGGGCGGAGTTTTTGTATTTTGCCGACGAGGATCACGTGCCCTACGGCACGAAAAGTAGGGCCGACATCGTGCGGCTGAGCCTTGATGCGGTGGAGTTTTTGGTCTCGCGCGGCGCGGACGCGGTCGTCGTTGCTTGCAACACCGCCACGAGCGCGGCTATCTCGGAGCTTCGCGGCGCATTTAGCGTGCCGGTGATCGGCATGGAGCCCGCCGTTAAGCTCGCTGCGGACAGCTTCGGCACGCGCCCGACGCTGCTCATAGCCACGCCGCTAACGATCGCGGGCGAAAAGCTAGCGCGCCTCGTGGGGCGGCTGGAGTGCGAGACGTGGAGCTTGCCGCTACCCCGCCTCGTGGAGTTTGCGCAGGGTTTGGAGTTTGACTCGCCTGCGGTTCGGGCGTATCTGCGGGAGGAGCTAGCTAAATTTGAGCTTGTGCGCCTCGGTTCGCTCGTGCTTGGTTGCACGCATTTTAACTATTTTAAGGACGTTTTGCGCGAGATTTTGCCGTCTCACGTGCGTATCATCGACGGCATCGACGGCACGCTAAACCGCCTTGCAAGCGAGCTGGGCGGAAGGATAAAGCTTGTGCGCGGCGAGGATTTGCCCTCGCGGGCGGCTAAATTTGACGCCGAGGACGACGTAAAATTTGATGCGAATTTATCGGCGCAAGCCGGCAAATTTGGCGCGGAAGGACGAAGCGCTCGCAGCGAGCAGGACGCAGGAGGGCGCAGCGAGAGCGGCGGCAAAATTTACTATCCAAACGGCAACAGCGTGGAGTATTTTTATTCAAAAAGAGCGCTAGATGCGGCGCAACTTAGACGGATAGAAATATTTTTAAAGCGGCTTGAAAAGATGCGGGAGATTGATTAA